Part of the Uloborus diversus isolate 005 chromosome 2, Udiv.v.3.1, whole genome shotgun sequence genome, AATCAATTTTgcaattgtacgactttaattagtagagatattaattaaaacgttaattaacattacgttattcaggaatttttatttctttcctgttgccattttgcatatgggttagcaaataataaaattctaataattgttttaaaagggattttttcgGCTGCTGTTCAAATCTTAAAAACAACGTTTTCATCcagacttttattttaaattagtttaatttctcgtttattctgatatataaatcttaaaactactctttaaagcatcttttttgtttagaaatttattgtaaattagCTTCGTTTCTCTTCTATTCtaagcaaagattttttgttgattaattcgcaactccagcgctcgaatacgctaccttgcggtgatttacaaaactgccgaaaaaactaacacattgccacattgcgttccacgtatgtatgttgacttaaacataggcagtttgttctgagtatttattaacgcattcgatgtgtcttggattgctttcagcaacaaaaagtgttcgagctcctcaaaataatgttagttttcattatttccctctaaaaaatgatttgattgagaaatggtgaaagcgcgttaacaccagaaaactctggattagcaaacttggataacgttataccaggtaaaattttttattgttttgtgtgaatttgtaagaatatggggtttttttaatcttaaattaaattaacaaaccatattttacagcagcatttagttggaatagacagtatgcaaaattttttcttgaatatattatcgtagaacgaaatgaaaaatgtttaaccgagaaagaatttattttgttgcttttattctcagctgaaaggtttcgccaaatttgcttagggttatagttttagtattgtgcgagctaagtatccttggcgagattccgtccatgttagttaaaccatttttattttttatcatgagtgaaataaaatggtagaaagattacagaattcgataagtaaaaagaaataatggtagatcaaattgaaaagaaaactaccaccatatatccgtgagaattttgttgatgatgtgtatagcatgacataattaaatcataactcagaaattagaaacataccaaacagaaaaatttaaaatgaaccgattcggcaatttgagaaaaataactcagctacaaatgcaaaacaattagcgctagccaagcaaggcaaagaagtatcatcttcttttgacaataattcgaaatgtcatataattaaattttctagcattaaatgttattcttgtcaggccacaattattatttagttttatcaagaattgataaatatcgaattcaacatcgtggaaatggctgcttagaactacgaactgcgtagtttgcattaatttttaacgtttagtaatgcttcttgaattctcatttctttcttcgtggaccagaatatcaacaagacttggaaaattaatttaaaaagaataaagcgaaaaaatcatgcatacgaaaaaaatttactagacttattagcattttcttcgttaccacatgcgtttgttttagttttttcgtcggccattagacagtgactgcagtgccctctatagttcgttggagttgcgaataacattTCAACAATTGTTTCAGTGagactgacgtcatcaaaataACCAACTGGGTTAatcggttgctctattcggatataacctttatttatcgtctgctctattttattttttacagccaacgttcttaactcttttcagcatatgaaagttgtttctttactTATGTttgtttattcgcaactccaataaccCATAGGGGGCACTGTAGTCAATGTCTAATGGCGGGCGAAAactgtaaaacaaacaaatgccgtaacttatattttacttaaaagctTAGTGACTGACAGTCATTTTTCGTCGTGttgtgagaagctttcttttctattcctttgaaattacattacatcacaaactgtctgaagcctataatttaccccaaagaaaacacgtggaacggaatattttaccttttttagtTGAATtgttaaccaccgcaaggtagcgtattcgagctctggaataTCGAATTGTAAGGTAAGCTTTTTTTATCATTACCAGCCTTATATTTCGGTAAATTtaagatgtgcgactaattatgtttatattATTGGACTCTTCCCTTTTCATGGGTGagttttcaaattataataactcattttccttcctgtttaattaaaagaacacattaaattaagattgtttggatttctctAAAGggaacagagttgaacaaaaaaatgcttttaatgattttaactaaaaCTTAACTAGAATCTGATGACTTGGAATTGAATTAATGCTTGATGAAATTTGTTAAGTCTcagtgctttagtttcacgtaatcaatctTAACGCGTTTGAAACTGACGTCAGAGTACTACGAAAacatcaactggacatctctttcattttttaggcaGCCCGTGCAACTCTGAGCACGCAGCTAGTTTTAGTAATAAAACATGATAGTTAGCATTCCATTCGTGTCTCCATTAAAGCCACCAGGCCTTTCGCAttctgcacttcattagacacgaCAACAGCAGCAACAATAAGACACAGGtgacccatttttttttaatgatgcttcTTTGGACAGGTTTATACAATTAATCAAAGTATATATCAGAATTTAACTGAAACCTAGAATGATAAATGCTGTACTTACAGAAATCGTATGACGGAGAATGAATCGATAAGGTTCATCGTGCAACGAAGGGTGTAATGCAGGCAAAAGAAAACTTAAAGCAAGTAAGGCCTACGCACAAAAAGACCGTCAGGCAAGTGAACAACCCAATTCAATGACGCTCATAGACGATAAAGAATGATGTTAATGAGTTGCATCATGAATGGCTGATTAAATCACTGAAAATTTGAATGACTCCGTTTGTGCGGTATTAGATGACTTTCCCCACCACTATACcgaacttttggattattctgatTCACCAAACTTTTATATCATCATGTACACTAAACACATATCGACATGTTGAACCAaaagatacataaataaaattaaattaaaaattgattgaatttgcTCGTAAGTGACGCCAAGAGGGTCAATCTTTACACTGGTTTTGtcttaggttttttttattactaaaatttaattttcagcattttaagcAATGCCTTTTTTTAAATCTCCTTTGATCAATAGAAGATGTAATTATTTATAAAGATGTAAACATTTCAGAGATATGCTCAATTTATTGATACGTGTACTTGGCTTATAATTTAGCAGAcactattttgtttaaaaacgttATACTCTTACTATGACAATTTTTAATTGCAGTAGTATAATAAACCAGATGCTTTACATCGCAAAAATACACGCAATATTAGTAAAGAAATGAAAGTATAAATTACATTAGGCTATAGttcattttttctgcataaaattgCAACTTTGTTTTGTTCTTGTATAAGTTATTTAGAAATTTAATCTAGTATTTATTAATGCTAATGCTCTTTGATAAATTTTCGATAGTGTGCTTAATACAGTTTGACTTTTCTATTTATATTGTTTCatagttctttaaaaatgtaCAGAAATTTGTTCCTCTATTTAATTAtagtaatgtatttttaaaattttccgattGCGTTCCGATTTGCGTGACTTTACAGTTTTCATGTGTATGGGCTGTCaaagttcttaaaaaatcaaatttactgTATTTCATTTCAATACTTTTCTATTATggaaaaaaacccctcaaaaactacttttttttgtgaattattaCATTTTGAGACGAAATTTCTCTAACTTATAAAAAAGTGTCAAAGTTTTGAAGCATCACTGTAGCCGTTCATATATCTGTGAAACTTACCTATGTAATAAAGGTATTCGTTCGTTGCCAATCCCATGAGAAGACttttacttatttctgaaatCGACCCAACAAATCCAAGAGTCAAATCTCCAAGCTTCATCTTCTTGAACAATGGAACAATAAATAGTGTAGCAAAAGTTCCTACCATAGTAAAGATTCCGAATACAGTAGAAAATTTTGTATTGTCCCAGTTAAAACGATGATGAACATAAGAAAAGCCGATTGTATcaacagctaaaaataaaaacatatattagTTGCGTTAGACCAGTTTTCATCAATTAGTGTTTTTATATTTGACGGAAATAAATGCTTTATTTAGTTAAAacgaattttaaagatttttgccACATCCACGTTTTGAATCCAAATTCTTGTCCTGGTTCAAAGCAAAATGGGGTGTATTAGGACTAGAGTGAGTCCCAGAGAacataaaagtatattttataatCGTTAAGCATAGTTAAAGGGTAATAAAGTACTGATGTTAGTCTAACGAGTTTATATTATTGCAACAAGTGATTTTAGGATTTTTGCTTTATAAACGGTAGAATTTGAGGACGCGGAAGATatcaatttaataaaataaattattggtagATTAACCTTAATATAATACGATCAATACTAGGGAATGCATTTGTGATCTTCGCCGTACTTGTGTAAAATCTCGTGTCATAGGAGATAAGAAGGCGTTTCATGTAACTTCACGAATAAAGAAGTCATGGGTATTTTATTCAGGCCAatgtagtgtcaatttaaataaatgttctgccgtgggaaggtaaactgcagtatctgaagaaatgaattttcgagatatttgaaagaaaaaaaaatacgttataGCTTCAACATTAACAAAAGGGAAATGTTGGAGTTAGACTCTATTTACGTGCTTTTTTTCAACAGGAACCAAATTAGCAAGTTTTTACGATAAAGCTAAGGAACAATAGATGCTAGAAATgcaagtaaatgaaaaataatcaaatgcaGTTACTGCGCTTCATTTTCCCCACAGCAGTGTTgcaaagccctgaatcgtaggaGAAGTAGTGGAACTTCCGCCATGTTGGGGTAAACGATGTTTTCTTCTATGTTTGCTATGCTGAAAATGCATGCTTTGCTttttgattgtggtttcttattaactcgaACCAACAACGACTTTAAACGCTATTCGTAATCGTATTAAACATTAGTAGCAAAAGCGACTAGTACATCGAAAATATGGCTACCATTGTATTAAGAGCTGCTATTAATTAAATACCCTACATACAGTATAATAACTTggttaaattttgatttaactgCTCTTAAGCTCCATAAGAAgtttgccatttttttaaattctgaatcaAAGTGCGTTCCTTTGCatcaaaaaaattgtttcttgtttACTTACATGCTTGGTGCTTActcgctttgggctccctggtagggcaaaccgggtttttcaaatgtttgtaaagtttgatagtAAATAAacattgggtttgaaataatacaaaaatcactttttattttaaagtcaaaaaccctgctaggaaaaaaaaccgaaattattgcgataaaaatccaaacaCTAAAATTTTTGAGCATTAGGGGAGGTTGGCCCAAACCTAaccgctttgggtcaccctcccttatagctctcttttttaaaaaatccatagcAAAGTGTGCGCTTTGAATTAAAAAGAATGATTCCTTGTTTACTTACATGCTTGATGCAAAAGAGCTATACTCATACAGAACATTAGGAATACAATTTGCTTCTTCCCTTGATTTGGACGTTTCTTTACTGTAGCATGAAAACTGGCGATAACATTTTCGGTGGAGAATAAGTTTCGCAACTTCAACTTCCAACTTTCTGTGTTTTCCAAGCCTCTGGtctctttaacaaaaaatataaccCAAAGAAGTGCAAGAACATGCCCAGCGGTTGCAATCAAAAATATTGCATTGTatccaaaatatttgaaaatatatccaCTTGCAGCTATGCCGATCGGCATGGAAAGACCGACAGATGCTTGAAATAGGGTGTACTTCATTGTTCTGTTGCTTACCGTTGTTATGTCTGAAATGTAGCTGTATAATACCGCCATTATTGCAGTGAAACCTCCAGAGAGTCCATTTATGAAAGCGGGGATGAACAAGAATTCAACTCTGGTGTCCATAAACACAGAACAAAGAGTAGTTGCCACGTCGTCAATTAACATTCCTATTAAAGCAACAATTACAGGTACCCTACGACTGTATTTATCACTCCATGATccaatgaaaattactaaaatgGAGCTTGTTAGAAATACCAAGAAATTGTATCCAAGAAGGTAATTATTCGCTAGTTTCACAACCTCATTTTTTACATCAGGGTAGTATGAAATATTGGCGCAGATACTTGAAGAATAGTTGAAGTGAACCAAGCATACTTTATCTATTATAATGGTTGTTTGAGACACATTTCTTAAAGCATATGAAAGTGTATACACAAACATCAGTAGTTccactttcatttgttttatttctgaCAAAATTGTTGCCAGCTTTGATGAATGGTCTTCTTCATCTTCATAACTTGATGTTTGTATTTGCTCATCAGTAAGTGTGGTAAAATTCGTTAGCTGGATTGGTTTCtcacattttatcttttttcccGAGTTAATcactaaatttccttttttcgataacattgtgaaaatattttatagtacTCTCGGTAATTCAAAAGTAGtctgaaaagaaataaattttttttacaagtactgaaattaatttaaaaacaaagataAATTAGGGAAAAGAAAGATTATATACTAAAACAATCAAATAGTATATATGAGCACGAATTGAGTTCAAAAAAAGTAGTAGTAGAATGATACTATGACCagtattctaaaatttctcttaaaaaataaaattttctcagtttcttctaaaaaatgaaatttctctaaTAGTGACTCTAATAAGTGTTTTGGCAAACCCTTGTTTTGTCATGTTTCTTTAAGCaaggttcatttatcttattcgcgttatgcggaagaaatgaaaaatgaggtcttctagatgaggttgagaattGTTTGAAATCTTTACAAAAGTTACGTAATGATGTTGTATGGACAATAAAGGCTTAATTATTCTTGGAAATACGACgtgaaatactaatagttaaagggtTGTTAAAATTTTCCCGCAATGCGATATAACcaattttctggtattaaaatgTCCTGTAcatattaaacaactaaaataaaatcattgattgataatagattcatttttattacgaatagtaaattatttactgcaacaTATGATttctctcgaaaaatcttaaggcATTTGTTAAAATTCCTCGGAAAATgtatattttagttcaaaattcaaaactatttttctgcTGTGCAAACAAAAGTACAAGGAAGATTTAATTGAATTTACAGGGCtttatcttaattacacgatttaaaaaataaaataaaataaagtagagCGGTATCTGAGAcatcacgtcccctgttatgtcctaatttttcacctcccctgttacggatTAAACTAAAACTTTGTTTTACCATGCAATTTCATGAACTGGGACAGCAATTATAAGAAGGATTAAAAATAACGATagattggaaaaaattaaattgcatcaTTTAGTACGacacataaaattattttcgataatgcttttttttaatcttgtattTGTGACTTCCTGTACTCCTCTAATTTGTTTCCACtggtgaaatttttgtttttttaattgccgctcatattaatttattaacttaCCTATAGAGTTAATTTGTAGCTTAACTAAAACTGAAACTGATAGTACacataagaaatgcttttttagagtttttaa contains:
- the LOC129216407 gene encoding proton-coupled folate transporter-like: MLSKKGNLVINSGKKIKCEKPIQLTNFTTLTDEQIQTSSYEDEEDHSSKLATILSEIKQMKVELLMFVYTLSYALRNVSQTTIIIDKVCLVHFNYSSSICANISYYPDVKNEVVKLANNYLLGYNFLVFLTSSILVIFIGSWSDKYSRRVPVIVALIGMLIDDVATTLCSVFMDTRVEFLFIPAFINGLSGGFTAIMAVLYSYISDITTVSNRTMKYTLFQASVGLSMPIGIAASGYIFKYFGYNAIFLIATAGHVLALLWVIFFVKETRGLENTESWKLKLRNLFSTENVIASFHATVKKRPNQGKKQIVFLMFCMSIALLHQASVDTIGFSYVHHRFNWDNTKFSTVFGIFTMVGTFATLFIVPLFKKMKLGDLTLGFVGSISEISKSLLMGLATNEYLYYIANMIGVLDMLVPLAGRSRISKIVSEDDIGKIFSFLSMVESVLPSLATAAVSQIFNASLDFFPGLIYVILGSISLISVGVFLWITRLPKVDYDEKEDVFDAVEDVPDENGSIKITKDDSNTNNMEDTEPKHL